DNA from Desulfuromonas sp. AOP6:
GACCATGCAGTGCAGATGGTGCCCCCAGGGGAATTCGACCGACAGATTTTTCTCGACGATGCGGAACATGGCCGGCTTTCAGGTCAGGGCGAAGGGAAGGTGCCGCCGGGAATCTCGTTTTCGATGGCGCCGATCGGTGGCGCCTGCGCCTCGGGAAAGAGGCCGGGATAGATCTTGCCCAGGATATGCCGGGTGCCGGCCGGAATGCTCAGCGCCGACAGGTCCTCACGCCCGACCCAGCGGGCTTCCGTGCATTCGCTGCCGTTGGGCTGCAGCTCGAAGGTCAGCGGCGCGCAGCGATAGTAGAGGATGATGAAGTGATCGTTGCGCTCCCCGATGCCCAGGCGTTCAAAGACATCAATGAGCCCCTCGACCCGCACCGCGATGCCGACCTCTTCCTGCACCTCCCGGTGCAGGGCCTCCAGGATCGGTTCGCCATGGTCGATCTTTCCCCCGGGCATCACCCACTGGCTGCAGAACGGCTCGATGCAGCGGCGGGTGAGCAGAATGCGTTCCTGCTCATCGATGATGCAGGCGACCACCGAGGTCTTGATCTGGGGCTGTTTGGCGAATTCCATTGGGGTTCCGTGAGGTGTGACGCGTGAGGGGTGAGGAGCAAGACCTTTTCGCCTTACCCCTCACCCCTGACACCTTACTTTTTGTTCTGACGCTGAATGGCGGCGATGCGCAGGCGCAGGGCGTTGAGCTTGATGAAGCCCTCGGCGTCGGCCTGGTTGTAGACATCGTCTGCCTCGAAGGTGGCGAAGTCGACATTGAACAGGCTGTCGCTGGCCGAGTCGCGGCCGACGGTGCGGCAGTGCCCCTTGTAGAGCTTGATGCGGGCCTTGCCGTTGACGGTCTGCTGGGTCTGGTCAATCATCGTCTGCAGGGCAATGCGTTCGGGAGCGAACCAGAAGCCGTTGTAGATCATGCTGGCATACTGGGGGACCAGGGAGTCACGCAGGTGCATGACTTCGCGGTCCATGGTGATGGACTCGACGGCGCGATGGGCCTCTTCGAGGATGGTGCCGCCCGGGGTCTCGTAGACGCCGCGACTCTTCATGCCGACAAAGCGGTTCTCCATGAGGTCGACGCGGCCGATGCCGTGTTTGCCGCCGATCTCATTGAGCCTGGCCATCAGCTTGGCCGGAGAAAGGCGCTCGCCATTGACGGCGACGGCATCCCCCTTTTCGAACTCGATCTCGACATATTCCGGCTGGTCGGGAGCGTCTTCGGGGCGCTTGGTCAGCACGTACATCTCTTCGGGCGCCTCGGCCCAGGGATTCTCCAGAATGTCCCCTTCAAAGGAAATGTGCAGCAGGTTGCGGTCAGAGCTCCAGGGGAACTTCTTGCTGGTGGGCACGGGAATGCCGTGCTTCTTGGCGTAGTCCTCCAGGGCGGTGCGGCTCTTCATGTCCCACTCGCGCCAGGGGGCGATGACCTTGATGGCCGGATCGAAGTGGTAGTAGGCGATTTCGAAGCGCACCTGGTCGTTGCCCTTGCCGGTGGCGCCGTGGGAGACGGCGTCGGCGCCTTCCTTGGCGGCGATCTCCATCTGCGCCTTGGCAATCAGCGGCCGGGCGATGGAGGTGCCGAGGAAGTAGCGCCCTTCGTAGATGGCGTTGGCGCGGAACATGGGGAAGACGAAGTCGCGGGCGAATTCTTCTTTGAGGTCAAGAATATGGCAGCTGCTGGCACCGGTCTTTTTGGCTTTCTCGGGGATATGGTCAAGCTCTTCCCCCTGGCCGAGATCGGCGGAGTAGGCCACGACTTCGCAATCGTACTCCTCGGTGAGCCATTTGAGAATGATGGAGGTGTCCAGGCCGCCGGAATAGGCGAGGACGACTTTTTTGACGGTGCTCTTCTTGGACATGAATATCTCCTGGTTTGATGAGTGGGATGCGAGGCACAAAGGCCAAGTCGTTGCCGTGCCTTATCTCCTGGTTTCTACAACTTTATAACATAGGTGCTGGCGATTTTATCGTGCAGCCCCTGTTTTTGTGAATCGAAAGCCACCATGAGGTAGCCGATGCCGAACAGGATGGTAGAGATCCCTTTGCCGATGGTCTCCCGCAGCAGGGCGGAGCCGTAGCCGATGTTGGCGCCATCGGTGCGGATGACCTTGATGCGCACCGCCATTTTGCCCGGCGTCTGTCCGCAGTAGCCCGTGAAGAAGACGTAGTAGGCTACAGCCAGCACCATGCCGAACAGCCCGGTGGTCAGGCCCAGCATCACATTCCCTTCGCCGGAGAGATCGCCGCCGGCCAGGCCGGCCGTTAGCCCGAGGATAAAGCCGAGCACCATCTGTACGACAGTGACCAGAATCGAATCGACCACGGAAGCGACGACGCGCACCCAGAAGCCGGCTTTGGGAAGCTCCGCCGCCGTGGGTTCAGAGGCTGTCTCGGTCGAGAGAGGATTCTGCCCCAGTTCGTGCTGACGGCGCTGCCATTTCTCGTAGATGATGCCGCAGCCCTCGCAGGAGTCACCGGTCGGCTGCTGCAGTCCACAGGCCGGACAAACCGTCTGCTCTGATGGGGGCGGGGGCGCCGTCTGGGCAGCCCTGTCCGTGGCCGGGTTGAAGGTGAAGACTTGTCGACACTGGGGACAGGTTACCCGGGTGGTGCCGGCGGGAACCTTGGCAGGGTCCACGTTACGGGAAAAATCGCAGTGGGGGCAGCGGATGTTCATGGGATCTCCAGGATAGAGTTTCAGGCCATGAGGGTGGCCATGATGGCCTTCTGCACATGCAGACGATTCTCGGCTTCGTCAAAGACCACCGAATGGGGCCCTTCGATGACGGAGTCGGTGATCTCCTCGCCGCGGTGGGCCGGCAGACAGTGCAGCACGATGCAGTCGGAGGCGGCAGCCGCCACCACTTCGTCATTGAGCTGAAAGCCGACGAAGGCCTGCTCCCGCTCTTTCTGCTCGGCCTCCTGGCCCATGCTGGCCCAGACATCGGTGTTGAGGACCTGGGCGCCGTGAGCGGCCTCCAGGGGGTCGTGGGTGTAAAGAATATTGGCGCCGAGTTCTTTGGCCCGGGCCACGACTTCGGCATCGGGTTCGTAGCCTTTGGGCGTGGCGACCCGCAGCTCGAAGCCGAAGACGGCGGCGGCGTTGATCCAGCTGTGCGCCATGTTGTTGCCGTCGCCAATCCAGCAGTAGCTCAGATCCTGGTAGTGCCCCTTGTGTTCAATGACCGTGAAGAGGTCGGCCATGATCTGGCAGGGATGATAGCTGTCGGTCAGGCCATTGATGATGGGAATGTCCGACCAGCGCGCCAGCTCTTCAACACCGGCCTGAGAAAAAGTACGGATCATGATACCGTCGACGTAGCGGGACATGACGCGGGCGGTATCCTTGATCGGTTCACCGCGGCCGAGCTGCGTGGTGCCCGAGTGCAGAAAGAGGGCATGGCCGCCGAGCTGGTACATGCCCACTTCGAAGGAAACCCGGGTGCGGGTAGAGCTTTTCTCAAAAACCATTCCCAGGGTCTTGCCCTTGAGGAGGTGATGTTCCTCGCCGCGCTTCTGTTTAGCCTTGAGCTCACGGGTCAGGTCAAATATACGGTCAAGTTCATCGCGGCTCCAGTCGGTGAGAGCCAGAAAGTCTTTTTTCACGGTGCTACTCCTGGGATAAAGGAATCAAAGTCGGGCGGGCACATCAGCCCCCTCTCCTACACTTCCATCAATATGCCGGCCAGAATGTCGATGGCCTCGTCGATTTCGGCCTGGGTGACGATCAGCGGCGGCACGAAGCGCAGTACCTTGCCGACGGTGCAGTTGATGAGCAGCCCCTTGGCCATGGCGCGATTGACGATGTCGGCACCGTCGATGGTCAGCTCCATGCCGAGAATCAGGCCGCGCCCGCGCACCTCGGTGACAAAGTCGAAGCGTTCTTTCAGATCCAGCAGTCGTTGATACAAGTACTGTCCCATGACCTGGCAGTTTTCAAGGACGCCGTCTTCCAGGGTGGCGCGCATGGCGGCGACGCCGGCGGCAGACATGAGGGGATTGCCGCCGAAGGTGGAGCCGTGGGTGCCGGGGCCGAAGGATTCGGCGACTTCTTCCCGCGCGACCATGGCGCCGATGGGAGGGCCGCCGGCCAGAGCCTTGGCCAGGGTCATGATGTCGGGCTCGACACCGTCATGCTCATAGGCGAAGAGGGTGCCGGTGCGGCCGCAGCCGACCTGAACCTCGTCGAAAATCAGGAGCAGCCCCATCCTGTCACAGAATTCACGCACGGCCTTGAGGTAGCCCGGCGGCGGCACGTTGACGCCGCCTTCCCCCTGCACGGGTTCCAGCATGATGGCGCAGGTCTGGGGCGACACGGCCGCGCGCAGGGCATCGATGTCGCCGAAGGGGACATACTTGAAGCCGGGCAGGATGGGGGCGAAGCCGGCCTTGATCTTGTCCTGGCCTGTGGCGCTGATGGTGCCGAGGGTGCGGCCGTGAAAGGAGGCGAGGGCGGTAATGACCTCGAAACGGTTCTCGCCGGAGCGGTCGGCGCTGTATTTACGGGCCAGCTTGATCGCGGCTTCATTGGCCTCGGCCCCCGAGTTGCAGAAAAAGACGCGGTCGCCGAAGGAATGCGTGCACAGCAGCTCCGCCAGCTCGATCTGCTGGGGGATGTGGTAGTAGTTGGAGCAGTGCAGCAGCCGCTTGGCCTGCTCGGTGAGGGCTTCCACCACCTTGGGATGGCAGTGACCGAGATTGTTGACAGCGACACCGGCGACGAAGTCGAGATAGGTTTTGCCGTCGGCGTCAAAAAGCCGGCAGCCTTCGCCGCGAACGGCGACGATGGGATAGCGGCCGTAGGTCTTGGCAATGTGGGCATTGCCGCGATCGATCCAGTGCTGTGAAATGCTCATGAGTTGAACCTCGCGATAGCGGTGCCGATTCCCTTGTCGGTGAAGATTTCCAGCAGGCAGGCGTGCTCCATGCGGCCGTCGATGATGTGGGTTTTGGTCACCCCTTCCTCGACGGCGTCGATGCAGCAGTTGACCTTGGGGATCATGCCGCCGGAGATGGTGCCGTCATTGATGAGGTCAGGCACACGGTCGATGTCGATGGTCGAGATGAGACGTCCCTGCTTGTCCTTGACCCCCTCGACATCGGTAAGGAGGATGAGCTTTTCGGCGCGCAGGGCGCCGGCGACCTTGCCGGCCACCAGGTCGGCGTTGATGTTGTAGGTCTCGCCGCCCAGACCGACGCCGATAGGCGCAATGACGGGGATGAAGTTGTTGTCCTCCAGGGCCATGATAATGGCCGGGTTGACATGTTCGACTTCACCGACCAGGCCGACATCGATGATCTCCGGCGTCAGGGTGTCGGGATTGATGGCCTTCATCTCCAGTTTGCGGGCCCGGATGAAGTGGCCATCCTTTCCGGAGAGGCCCACGGCCTGGCCGCCATGGCGATTGATGTTGCCGACGATCTCCTTGTTGACCTTGCCGCCCAGTACCATCTCCACCACGTCCATGGTCGCCGCGTCCGTTACCCGCATACCCTGCACGAAGCGGGTCTCCCGACCCATCTCCTTGAGGACCTGGCCGATCTGCGGGCCGCCGCCGTGGACGACGACGGGGTTGAGCCCGATGTATTTCATGAGGATGACGTCGCGGGCGAAGCCCTCCTTCAGTCGCTCTTCCACCATGGCGTTGCCGCCGTACTTGATGACGATGGTCTTGTTGCGGAATCGCTTGATGTAAGGCAGCGCCTCCATCAGCACATTGGCCTTGTCGATGATCTCCTGCATGGTCGGTTCTCCCGGCATCCGTCGATGCCCTCCGTGAAAGGCGGGACTAGAGTATGTATCTGCTGAGGTCTTCATCCTCGACGATGTCGGCGAGGACGCTGCGGACGTAGGCGGCATCGATCTCCACCCGTTTGATAGAGCGCTCCGGGGCGTCGAAGGAGAGTTCCTCCAGCAGTTTTTCCATGATGGTGTGCAGGCGTCTGGCGCCGATGTTCTCCGTGCGTTCATTGACTATGCGGGCGGTGCGGGCAATCTCGCGCACGGCATCCTCATGGATGATCAGGTCGATACTCTCCGTCGCCATCAGCGCGCAGTACTGGCGGGTCAAGGCGTTCTTCGGCTCGGTAAGAATCTGGACGAACTCTTCTTCGCCGAGGCTGTCCAGTTCGACGCGGATGGGAAAACGTCCCTGCAGTTCGGGAATGAGATCCGAGGGCTTGGCGACATGAAAGGCGCCGGCGGCGATAAAGAGGATGTGGTCGGTCTTGACCGGACCGTACTTGGTGTTGATGCTGCTCCCCTCGACGATAGGCAGGATGTCGCGCTGCACGCCTTCACGGGAGATCTCGGGGCCGTGGCCACCTTCGCGGCTGGCAATTTTGTCGATCTCGTCTATGAAGATGATGCCGCTCTGTTCGGTGCGTTCGCGGGCGAGCGTCTGCACCTTGTCCATGTCCACCAGCTTTTCGGCTTCCGTCTCGATGAGGATTTCGCGGGCGTCGGCCACCTTCATGCGGGTGCGCTTGGTCTTCTTGGGGAAGAGGTTGCCGAACATCTCCTTGAGATTGATCCCCATATCCTCGGCGCCGGGTGGGGTGAGGACGTTCATGGCCGGCATCTTGGCTTCCTGGGTCTCCAGTTCAACGAAGCGCTCGTTGAGAGCCCCTTTGCGCAGCAGCTTGCGCAGCTTGTCCCGGGTTGACTCTTTGCTCTCGCCTGTTTCCGTCGAAACGGGTTCGCCGGGCAGGAGCAGGTCGAGCAGGCGTTCTTCGGCGAGGTCTTCGGCCTTGACCCGCACCTTCTGCGCTTCTTCTTCCTTGACCATGATGATGGCCAGATCGAGGAGGTCGCGCACCATGCTTTCGACGTCACGGCCGACGTAACCCACCTCGGTAAACTTGCTGGCTTCCACCTTGACGAAAGGGGCCTGGGCCAGCCTGGCCAGGCGGCGGGCGATCTCGGTCTTGCCGACGCCGGTGGGGCCGATCATGATAATGTTCTTGGGGGTGATCTCTTCGCGCAGGTCGTTGGCGACCTGCTGGCGGCGCCAGCGGTTGCGCAGGGCGACGGCCACGGCGCGCTTGGCGTTCTTCTGGCCGACGATGTAGCGGTCCAGTTCGGAAACGATTTCTCTTGGCGTGAAGTTTGTCATGACAGAGACTCGATGAGGATCTGGTCGTTGGTGTAAATACAGATACCCGCCGCTATTTTCATGGCTTCCTCGACAATCTGGCGGGCGGGAAGGGACGAGTGGGCCACCAGGGCGCGGGCCGCCGACTGGGCGAAGGCGCCGCCGGAACCGATGGCGGCAACGCCGTCGTCGGGCTCGATCACATCACCCGCCCCGGAAAGAACCAGGGTAGTCTCCTTGTCCGCCACGATGAGCAGGGCTTCAAGGCGGCGCAGTATGCGGTCGGTACGCCAATCCTTGGCCAGGGAGACGGCGGCGCGCGGCAGGTTGC
Protein-coding regions in this window:
- a CDS encoding acetylornithine transaminase, which produces MSISQHWIDRGNAHIAKTYGRYPIVAVRGEGCRLFDADGKTYLDFVAGVAVNNLGHCHPKVVEALTEQAKRLLHCSNYYHIPQQIELAELLCTHSFGDRVFFCNSGAEANEAAIKLARKYSADRSGENRFEVITALASFHGRTLGTISATGQDKIKAGFAPILPGFKYVPFGDIDALRAAVSPQTCAIMLEPVQGEGGVNVPPPGYLKAVREFCDRMGLLLIFDEVQVGCGRTGTLFAYEHDGVEPDIMTLAKALAGGPPIGAMVAREEVAESFGPGTHGSTFGGNPLMSAAGVAAMRATLEDGVLENCQVMGQYLYQRLLDLKERFDFVTEVRGRGLILGMELTIDGADIVNRAMAKGLLINCTVGKVLRFVPPLIVTQAEIDEAIDILAGILMEV
- the argF gene encoding ornithine carbamoyltransferase, yielding MKKDFLALTDWSRDELDRIFDLTRELKAKQKRGEEHHLLKGKTLGMVFEKSSTRTRVSFEVGMYQLGGHALFLHSGTTQLGRGEPIKDTARVMSRYVDGIMIRTFSQAGVEELARWSDIPIINGLTDSYHPCQIMADLFTVIEHKGHYQDLSYCWIGDGNNMAHSWINAAAVFGFELRVATPKGYEPDAEVVARAKELGANILYTHDPLEAAHGAQVLNTDVWASMGQEAEQKEREQAFVGFQLNDEVVAAAASDCIVLHCLPAHRGEEITDSVIEGPHSVVFDEAENRLHVQKAIMATLMA
- a CDS encoding RDD family protein, yielding MNIRCPHCDFSRNVDPAKVPAGTTRVTCPQCRQVFTFNPATDRAAQTAPPPPSEQTVCPACGLQQPTGDSCEGCGIIYEKWQRRQHELGQNPLSTETASEPTAAELPKAGFWVRVVASVVDSILVTVVQMVLGFILGLTAGLAGGDLSGEGNVMLGLTTGLFGMVLAVAYYVFFTGYCGQTPGKMAVRIKVIRTDGANIGYGSALLRETIGKGISTILFGIGYLMVAFDSQKQGLHDKIASTYVIKL
- a CDS encoding NUDIX domain-containing protein, yielding MEFAKQPQIKTSVVACIIDEQERILLTRRCIEPFCSQWVMPGGKIDHGEPILEALHREVQEEVGIAVRVEGLIDVFERLGIGERNDHFIILYYRCAPLTFELQPNGSECTEARWVGREDLSALSIPAGTRHILGKIYPGLFPEAQAPPIGAIENEIPGGTFPSP
- a CDS encoding argininosuccinate synthase; its protein translation is MSKKSTVKKVVLAYSGGLDTSIILKWLTEEYDCEVVAYSADLGQGEELDHIPEKAKKTGASSCHILDLKEEFARDFVFPMFRANAIYEGRYFLGTSIARPLIAKAQMEIAAKEGADAVSHGATGKGNDQVRFEIAYYHFDPAIKVIAPWREWDMKSRTALEDYAKKHGIPVPTSKKFPWSSDRNLLHISFEGDILENPWAEAPEEMYVLTKRPEDAPDQPEYVEIEFEKGDAVAVNGERLSPAKLMARLNEIGGKHGIGRVDLMENRFVGMKSRGVYETPGGTILEEAHRAVESITMDREVMHLRDSLVPQYASMIYNGFWFAPERIALQTMIDQTQQTVNGKARIKLYKGHCRTVGRDSASDSLFNVDFATFEADDVYNQADAEGFIKLNALRLRIAAIQRQNKK
- the hslU gene encoding ATP-dependent protease ATPase subunit HslU — encoded protein: MTNFTPREIVSELDRYIVGQKNAKRAVAVALRNRWRRQQVANDLREEITPKNIIMIGPTGVGKTEIARRLARLAQAPFVKVEASKFTEVGYVGRDVESMVRDLLDLAIIMVKEEEAQKVRVKAEDLAEERLLDLLLPGEPVSTETGESKESTRDKLRKLLRKGALNERFVELETQEAKMPAMNVLTPPGAEDMGINLKEMFGNLFPKKTKRTRMKVADAREILIETEAEKLVDMDKVQTLARERTEQSGIIFIDEIDKIASREGGHGPEISREGVQRDILPIVEGSSINTKYGPVKTDHILFIAAGAFHVAKPSDLIPELQGRFPIRVELDSLGEEEFVQILTEPKNALTRQYCALMATESIDLIIHEDAVREIARTARIVNERTENIGARRLHTIMEKLLEELSFDAPERSIKRVEIDAAYVRSVLADIVEDEDLSRYIL
- the hslV gene encoding ATP-dependent protease subunit HslV, which codes for MFRGTTIVCVRKDGDVALAGDGQVTLGNTVMKHGARKIRRMYNEQILAGFAGSTADAFTLFEKFEAKLQEYRGNLPRAAVSLAKDWRTDRILRRLEALLIVADKETTLVLSGAGDVIEPDDGVAAIGSGGAFAQSAARALVAHSSLPARQIVEEAMKIAAGICIYTNDQILIESLS
- the argB gene encoding acetylglutamate kinase — protein: MQEIIDKANVLMEALPYIKRFRNKTIVIKYGGNAMVEERLKEGFARDVILMKYIGLNPVVVHGGGPQIGQVLKEMGRETRFVQGMRVTDAATMDVVEMVLGGKVNKEIVGNINRHGGQAVGLSGKDGHFIRARKLEMKAINPDTLTPEIIDVGLVGEVEHVNPAIIMALEDNNFIPVIAPIGVGLGGETYNINADLVAGKVAGALRAEKLILLTDVEGVKDKQGRLISTIDIDRVPDLINDGTISGGMIPKVNCCIDAVEEGVTKTHIIDGRMEHACLLEIFTDKGIGTAIARFNS